The following proteins are encoded in a genomic region of Sulfurimonas sp. HSL3-7:
- a CDS encoding cupin domain-containing protein, whose protein sequence is MSYLQSFLNGAGRLLPAVVFATTLGIANAEDSLIRIVNDPNIAWGPCPAFLGEGCQLAAIHGDPAKPNTDLFFKVPGDYEIPNHWHTSPERMVLLTGKMTVTYEGEKSGLLYPGRYAYGPAKKPHTAYCHEGESCILFIAFEDPVDAFEIK, encoded by the coding sequence ATGTCTTATCTACAATCATTTCTTAACGGAGCGGGCAGACTGCTGCCCGCCGTTGTCTTTGCAACCACACTGGGTATTGCGAATGCAGAGGACTCTCTGATCAGAATTGTCAATGATCCGAACATTGCATGGGGACCCTGTCCTGCATTTTTAGGTGAGGGGTGTCAGCTGGCAGCCATTCACGGTGATCCGGCAAAACCGAATACCGACCTCTTTTTCAAGGTCCCTGGCGATTATGAGATCCCCAACCACTGGCACACATCACCGGAACGGATGGTACTGCTGACCGGAAAGATGACCGTCACCTATGAAGGCGAGAAGAGCGGCTTGTTATATCCGGGCCGCTATGCCTACGGACCGGCCAAAAAACCGCATACTGCCTATTGCCATGAAGGTGAATCCTGCATACTTTTCATCGCATTCGAAGATCCTGTCGATGCATTTGAAATAAAATAG
- the purL gene encoding phosphoribosylformylglycinamidine synthase subunit PurL — MSKPLENIDEILSQHKLSKLEYANIKNILGREPNLVEIGIFSAMWSEHCSYKSSKKHLNGFPTKAPWVIQGPGENAGVIDIGEGYAAVFKMESHNHPSFIEPYQGAATGVGGIMRDVFTMGARPVASLNSLRFGNVTNDDKISKHQRYLVRGVVEGIGGYGNCMGVPTIGGEISFDECYNGNILVNAFNLGIAKSDEIFYGKAEGTGNPVMYVGSKTGRDGLGGAVMSSDSFTEESKSLRPTVQVGDPFTEKLLLEACLELFKTDYVIGIQDMGAAGLTSSSFEMAGRSGSGMIMHLDKVPAREEGMTPYDFMLSESQERMLICAKKGSEQAIIDIFEKWDLDAAVIGEVTDTGNMELFWHGEKCAEVPVDPVSEEAPILDRPTARPAYLDGIKETTIDDFAKVANQEAFEKMIASMEVVDKAWVYEQYDSMVQTNTIKKGGMLDASVIRVKENGKALAMSSDCNVRFCFIDPKGGAAAAVIEAGRNVAMSGARPLAITDCLNYGNPENPEVMWQFAEGCLGIKEACAELNTPVIGGNVSLYNETNGVSVFPTPSIATVGVNDDQNKVLFSNFQKAGNDLYLVGETASEFGGSLYMKEICGTVEGTLPKIDYKKELALWDLVIEANKKGLLASAKDLSSGGAAIALAKMAATSGLGCDVVIKNIDDARDIFAESMSRAIIEIAPENADAFKAMVGEMACEKIGSVGGNDLKVNDVEMSLKDLDAVYFGQFRKVIEQDL, encoded by the coding sequence GTGAGTAAACCCCTCGAAAACATTGATGAGATCCTGAGTCAACACAAACTTTCCAAACTTGAATATGCCAATATCAAAAATATCCTGGGGCGCGAGCCTAACCTCGTTGAGATCGGTATTTTTTCAGCAATGTGGTCTGAACACTGTTCGTACAAGTCATCCAAGAAGCACCTTAACGGTTTCCCGACAAAAGCACCGTGGGTCATCCAGGGACCGGGTGAAAATGCCGGTGTTATTGACATCGGTGAGGGCTATGCGGCCGTCTTTAAGATGGAGAGCCACAACCATCCCTCGTTTATTGAACCGTACCAGGGTGCAGCAACAGGTGTCGGCGGGATCATGCGTGACGTCTTTACAATGGGTGCCCGTCCGGTAGCGAGTCTGAACTCGCTTCGTTTCGGCAATGTGACGAACGATGACAAAATAAGCAAGCATCAGCGCTATCTGGTACGCGGCGTTGTTGAAGGGATCGGCGGCTACGGCAACTGTATGGGTGTCCCGACAATCGGCGGTGAGATCAGTTTTGATGAGTGTTACAACGGAAATATCCTGGTCAACGCCTTCAACCTCGGTATCGCCAAATCGGACGAGATCTTCTACGGCAAGGCAGAGGGAACCGGCAACCCGGTAATGTATGTCGGTTCCAAAACGGGCCGTGACGGTCTCGGCGGTGCGGTCATGAGCTCTGACTCGTTTACGGAGGAGTCAAAATCACTCCGTCCGACCGTACAGGTGGGCGATCCGTTTACGGAAAAACTGCTGCTTGAAGCGTGTCTCGAGCTTTTCAAAACAGACTATGTTATCGGTATCCAGGACATGGGTGCGGCGGGTCTTACCTCCTCATCTTTCGAGATGGCGGGGCGCTCCGGTTCTGGGATGATCATGCACCTTGACAAAGTCCCTGCCCGCGAAGAGGGAATGACACCGTACGACTTCATGCTCTCCGAGTCTCAGGAACGTATGCTGATCTGTGCGAAAAAAGGGAGCGAGCAGGCGATCATCGATATCTTCGAGAAGTGGGATCTTGATGCGGCAGTGATCGGCGAAGTAACTGATACCGGGAATATGGAACTGTTCTGGCACGGTGAAAAGTGTGCGGAAGTTCCGGTCGATCCGGTCTCCGAGGAGGCACCGATCCTGGACCGTCCGACAGCTCGTCCTGCCTATCTTGACGGCATCAAAGAGACAACGATCGACGATTTTGCCAAAGTCGCCAACCAGGAAGCTTTTGAAAAGATGATCGCTTCGATGGAAGTGGTCGACAAGGCCTGGGTATATGAGCAGTACGACTCCATGGTGCAGACTAACACTATCAAAAAAGGCGGTATGCTTGATGCGTCCGTCATCCGTGTCAAAGAGAACGGCAAGGCTTTGGCGATGAGCTCAGACTGTAATGTCCGTTTCTGCTTTATCGACCCGAAAGGCGGTGCGGCGGCAGCCGTCATCGAAGCAGGGCGTAATGTTGCGATGTCCGGTGCACGTCCATTGGCGATTACCGACTGTCTGAACTACGGCAACCCGGAGAACCCGGAGGTTATGTGGCAGTTTGCCGAAGGGTGTCTGGGGATCAAAGAGGCGTGTGCCGAACTGAACACCCCGGTCATCGGAGGGAACGTATCGCTTTACAACGAGACAAACGGTGTTTCCGTATTCCCGACGCCTTCGATCGCGACGGTCGGTGTCAATGACGACCAGAACAAGGTCCTTTTCTCCAATTTCCAGAAAGCGGGCAATGACCTCTATCTTGTAGGTGAGACGGCATCTGAGTTCGGCGGTTCACTCTATATGAAAGAGATCTGTGGTACGGTCGAAGGGACACTTCCTAAGATCGACTACAAAAAAGAGCTGGCGCTTTGGGATCTTGTCATTGAAGCCAACAAAAAAGGGCTTTTGGCATCGGCAAAAGACCTCAGTTCGGGCGGCGCGGCGATCGCTCTGGCCAAGATGGCGGCGACAAGCGGTCTGGGCTGTGACGTCGTCATCAAGAACATTGACGATGCACGCGATATATTTGCCGAATCGATGAGCCGTGCGATCATCGAAATCGCCCCTGAGAATGCGGATGCCTTCAAAGCAATGGTCGGTGAGATGGCCTGCGAGAAGATCGGGAGTGTCGGCGGAAACGATCTCAAGGTCAACGATGTGGAGATGAGCCTGAAAGACCTTGATGCAGTCTATTTCGGCCAGTTCCGCAAGGTGATCGAACAGGATCTCTAG
- a CDS encoding Rrf2 family transcriptional regulator: MHLFTINKLFRQRSFHIFSKTAQYAFRIVIFMASDTQRLFSAAYIHEKIDIPYKYLTMLMTKLAKAELLEVTRGRNGGFTLSRGIDEIYLVDVLEAIGENNCTNCAFSESECDIENPCSLHDAYKVPKQALVEMLTTTTLANIDPTLI; the protein is encoded by the coding sequence ATGCATCTGTTTACAATAAACAAATTGTTTCGTCAACGGAGTTTTCACATTTTTAGTAAAACAGCACAATATGCTTTTCGCATCGTTATTTTTATGGCCAGTGACACGCAACGCCTCTTCTCGGCAGCGTATATTCACGAAAAAATAGACATCCCTTACAAATACCTGACAATGCTTATGACCAAGCTGGCAAAGGCTGAGCTTCTTGAGGTAACGCGTGGCCGCAACGGCGGTTTCACACTCAGCAGAGGTATCGATGAGATCTACCTGGTAGATGTACTTGAGGCTATCGGGGAGAACAACTGCACTAACTGTGCTTTTTCGGAGAGCGAATGCGATATAGAAAATCCATGTTCGCTTCATGATGCCTATAAGGTCCCGAAACAGGCTCTCGTAGAGATGCTAACGACCACCACTCTTGCCAACATCGATCCTACGCTCATATAA
- a CDS encoding peptidylprolyl isomerase, producing MARAEARHILVDSEEQCLALKKEIEAGADFAAVARENSLCPSSRNGGDLGEFGPGQMVPEFDKAVFSSDVGVVIGPIKTQFGYHLLEVTKRV from the coding sequence ATGGCAAGAGCAGAAGCAAGACATATATTAGTGGACAGTGAAGAGCAGTGTTTAGCACTTAAAAAAGAGATCGAAGCAGGTGCTGACTTTGCTGCGGTGGCAAGGGAAAACTCACTATGCCCGTCAAGCCGCAACGGCGGCGATCTGGGTGAGTTTGGACCGGGTCAGATGGTACCTGAGTTTGACAAGGCGGTCTTCTCTTCGGATGTTGGCGTTGTCATCGGCCCGATCAAGACCCAGTTCGGATACCATCTGCTTGAAGTGACAAAACGCGTCTGA
- the greA gene encoding transcription elongation factor GreA: protein MHIEPITQEGYDLLIKEFKYLKEIEKPKANREKEVAAALGDRSENADYHAAKEKLRHIDKRLFYLSNILEKTQIIDPSGLDHARAHFGSTVTLCNLETGEEEVYTICGLLESEPENGLISIHAPLAKVMMGKRVGDEFSIKLPGGKKEYEVEKLEYIPVFERKKIHRDEKDFGFS from the coding sequence ATGCACATTGAACCGATCACGCAAGAGGGTTATGACCTTCTGATAAAAGAGTTCAAGTATCTTAAAGAGATCGAGAAGCCTAAGGCCAACCGTGAAAAAGAGGTGGCGGCAGCACTGGGTGATCGCAGTGAAAATGCGGATTACCATGCGGCCAAAGAGAAACTTCGCCATATCGATAAACGGCTTTTCTATCTTAGTAACATTCTTGAAAAGACACAGATTATCGATCCGTCGGGGCTTGATCACGCCCGTGCCCATTTTGGCTCTACCGTCACACTTTGCAATCTGGAGACAGGTGAAGAAGAGGTCTACACGATCTGCGGTCTCTTGGAAAGTGAGCCGGAAAACGGTCTCATCTCCATTCATGCCCCGCTTGCAAAGGTGATGATGGGCAAGCGTGTCGGCGATGAGTTCAGCATCAAGCTTCCCGGCGGTAAAAAAGAGTATGAAGTAGAGAAGTTGGAGTATATCCCGGTATTTGAGCGCAAAAAGATCCACCGGGATGAGAAGGATTTTGGGTTCAGTTAA
- a CDS encoding ribonuclease R family protein, translating to MKNLLIRLTVGLYEQDITEEEMEHVQKWLAQGYLVKEEKLYRLPSKYRAGSIMMAQQGSAYLRVVGANVRDLYIDEHDLGSAKDGDIVIAQRLLGKRGGPSAKVVEVLGRAETYSVAILTVNKGQKGLVDIRTGYPAGVPLSAAELAKYEEGALFKINDQTSEVMAELGHISDPLVDEKIVLAQFNKHDEFEQDVLDLAQSFDKNVDVSFYPDRKDLRSLPFCTIDPVTAKDFDDAICYIPEKNILYVAIADVSSYVEPFGPIDAEAIYRSFSIYLPHRSIPMLPRQLSETLCSLQPHVDRLAFVFELHLDGLKVVKSELYEAIIHSKRRFTYEEVDLFFEGGLTPKNSEEEPVFGYLPKLRELTDALKEERLKYGYDFHSEEVEMELDEEQNIISTTLSEETPSHGLIEDCMLLANKAAASRYTHGVFRIHEPSSQIKLQSLYQELAGIGIIVEPKESMKETIDFIQAEARKRGLDKEVDTLIIRAQMQARYAPHNVGHFGLGFDAYTHFTSPIRRYSDLIVHRHLKALLAKDTEESSYVLRNIDALCFSISEKEREASTIEIRFMQRKFARWANGLIGQEFRARVHGTDPDYIAEILEPIVGAVVNLSVSTPVTLFDDIIVRIDKVDLATAKISASLVKKLDTDPMELS from the coding sequence GTGAAAAACCTTTTGATACGATTGACCGTGGGACTTTACGAACAGGACATCACCGAAGAGGAGATGGAACATGTTCAGAAATGGCTTGCTCAAGGCTACCTCGTAAAAGAGGAGAAACTCTACCGCCTCCCCTCAAAATACCGCGCAGGTTCAATAATGATGGCCCAGCAGGGTTCCGCTTACCTGCGGGTAGTCGGTGCCAATGTCCGCGATCTCTACATCGATGAACACGATCTCGGCAGTGCCAAAGACGGTGACATCGTCATCGCCCAACGTCTGCTGGGAAAACGCGGCGGACCAAGCGCCAAGGTCGTAGAGGTCCTCGGACGCGCCGAAACCTACAGCGTTGCCATACTGACGGTCAACAAGGGGCAAAAAGGGCTGGTCGACATTCGTACCGGCTACCCGGCAGGCGTTCCGCTCAGCGCCGCCGAACTTGCCAAATACGAAGAGGGCGCCCTCTTCAAAATCAACGACCAGACCAGCGAAGTCATGGCAGAGCTGGGCCACATCAGCGATCCTCTGGTCGATGAGAAGATCGTGCTGGCGCAGTTTAACAAGCACGATGAATTCGAGCAGGATGTCCTCGATCTGGCGCAGAGTTTTGACAAGAACGTGGACGTCTCGTTCTACCCCGACCGCAAAGACCTGCGAAGCCTCCCTTTTTGTACTATCGACCCGGTCACCGCAAAAGACTTTGACGATGCCATCTGCTACATCCCCGAGAAGAACATCCTCTACGTCGCCATCGCCGACGTCAGCAGCTATGTCGAGCCCTTTGGTCCGATCGATGCCGAAGCGATCTACCGTAGTTTCTCAATCTACCTGCCGCACCGTTCCATTCCGATGCTGCCGCGCCAACTCTCCGAGACCCTCTGTTCGCTTCAGCCTCATGTCGACCGTCTCGCCTTTGTTTTTGAACTGCATCTCGATGGGCTAAAAGTGGTAAAAAGCGAACTGTACGAGGCCATTATCCACTCCAAACGCCGCTTTACCTATGAAGAGGTCGACCTCTTTTTCGAAGGCGGCCTTACGCCAAAAAACAGCGAGGAAGAACCTGTATTCGGCTACCTCCCCAAGCTGCGCGAACTGACCGACGCGCTCAAAGAGGAGCGGCTGAAATACGGCTATGACTTCCATTCCGAAGAGGTCGAGATGGAACTCGACGAGGAGCAAAACATCATCTCTACTACGCTGAGCGAAGAAACCCCCTCGCACGGACTGATCGAAGACTGTATGCTTTTGGCCAACAAGGCGGCAGCCTCGCGTTACACCCACGGTGTCTTCCGTATCCACGAACCTTCAAGCCAGATCAAGCTCCAGAGCCTCTATCAGGAGCTTGCAGGCATCGGCATCATCGTCGAACCCAAAGAGTCCATGAAAGAGACGATCGATTTCATTCAGGCCGAAGCACGCAAACGCGGCCTCGACAAGGAGGTAGACACCCTCATCATCCGCGCGCAGATGCAGGCGCGCTATGCCCCGCACAATGTCGGCCACTTCGGGCTCGGGTTTGACGCCTACACCCATTTCACCTCGCCGATCCGCCGCTATTCGGATCTCATCGTCCACCGTCATCTCAAGGCCCTGCTGGCCAAGGACACCGAGGAGAGTTCCTACGTCCTGCGCAACATCGACGCCCTCTGTTTCAGCATCAGCGAAAAAGAGCGCGAGGCCTCTACGATCGAGATACGTTTCATGCAGCGCAAATTCGCCCGCTGGGCAAACGGACTGATCGGGCAGGAGTTCAGGGCACGAGTCCACGGCACGGATCCGGACTACATCGCCGAGATACTCGAACCGATCGTCGGCGCGGTGGTCAACCTCAGCGTCAGTACCCCGGTCACCCTTTTTGACGATATCATCGTCCGTATCGACAAGGTCGATCTGGCAACGGCCAAGATCAGCGCCAGCCTCGTCAAAAAGCTTGACACCGACCCGATGGAACTGAGCTGA
- the holA gene encoding DNA polymerase III subunit delta: MRRNELDNLIRNNERPQAVMLYGESHFLIDYYLRIFSTIPDANVLSLYHDEYDFNSAKVHLSQGSLFGDQNLLIIKNEKKVPKKDLDILLELVQKNPDNTFIYAYYGSDMKTSAKAFNKKSGGIEVRLFPPFANEARSLIMQEAQRLGVQMDGYAATHLIETQNGDLSLAFNELNKLRILGRPVGAKEIDALVYGVAEVKIDQFINHLLAKKDFKEELQRILESGEDEIRIITAISAFITQLYLFYAHIKIHGIADSAAILGYKLPQKIEQERAQQSIRFKQEQYETILNLLLANELKMKSGGALEKNALLLATLIKLQSYI; encoded by the coding sequence ATGCGCCGAAACGAGCTCGACAACCTTATCCGCAACAACGAACGTCCGCAGGCCGTCATGCTCTACGGCGAGAGCCATTTTCTCATCGACTACTACCTGCGCATCTTCAGCACTATCCCCGATGCCAATGTGCTGAGCCTCTATCATGACGAGTACGATTTCAACAGCGCGAAAGTCCACCTCTCACAGGGCTCGCTCTTCGGCGACCAGAACCTGCTCATTATCAAGAACGAAAAGAAAGTGCCCAAAAAAGATCTTGACATCCTGCTCGAACTGGTACAGAAGAACCCCGATAACACCTTTATCTACGCCTATTACGGCAGTGACATGAAGACCTCAGCAAAAGCCTTCAACAAGAAGTCCGGCGGCATCGAAGTGCGGCTCTTCCCCCCTTTTGCCAATGAGGCCCGCAGCCTCATCATGCAGGAGGCGCAGCGCCTGGGTGTCCAGATGGACGGTTATGCCGCCACCCACCTCATCGAAACGCAAAACGGCGACCTCTCGCTCGCCTTCAATGAGCTGAACAAACTCCGGATCCTCGGGCGCCCTGTCGGTGCCAAGGAGATCGACGCGCTGGTCTACGGGGTAGCCGAAGTAAAGATCGACCAGTTCATCAACCACCTGCTTGCCAAAAAAGATTTTAAAGAGGAGCTCCAGCGCATCCTCGAGAGCGGCGAGGACGAGATCCGCATCATCACGGCCATCAGCGCCTTCATAACGCAGCTCTACCTCTTTTACGCCCACATCAAGATACACGGCATTGCCGACTCTGCGGCCATTCTCGGTTACAAACTGCCGCAGAAGATCGAACAGGAGCGCGCCCAGCAGAGCATCAGGTTCAAGCAGGAGCAGTACGAAACCATCCTGAACCTCCTGCTTGCGAATGAGCTGAAGATGAAGTCCGGCGGAGCGCTTGAGAAAAACGCCCTCCTTTTGGCGACGCTGATCAAACTGCAGAGCTATATTTAA
- a CDS encoding ABC-F family ATP-binding cassette domain-containing protein: protein MIQFSNVSKAYGSQELYSNITFKLNPGNKMGLVGRNGSGKSTMFKLILGEEEPSEGSVLIPKNYKIGALRQHLEFSEKTLREEAALALEDDMKWDTYRVEKILFGLGFVQEDLDKAPLSFSGGYQIRINLAKLLVTEPNLLLLDEPTNYLDILSLRWLKSFLRAFQGEVILITHDRDFMDGICTHTMGIVRRDLFVIPGDTHKFYAQLAENEELYAKQKASQDKKVKELEEFIAKNKARASTAALAQSKVKQLEKMDRMEDIGFDSTLAFDFQFKDTPAKVLLDVQDISFGYTPDNILFKNISFTIEKGHCLAIIGKNGVGKSTLLNTIAGELEPLTGEVKYHGSTAVGHFGQTNIARLNPDSTIMDEIYAANPKLAAANVRAICGAMMFSGDRAEKKVSLLSGGEKSRVMLGQILSRPSNLLFLDEPTHHLDIDSIEALTVAIKNFQGSSIIVSHSEELLRRVADRLIIFSKDGAELFDGGYDLFLEKKGWDEDEVEETKPKKKKTANPMSKENKKLKNIITKERSRATSPLRKEIEKAEKFIMESETQIAKYHQELVEASNVNDNAKVMEVSQFVSKLEAEVEEKFERMEVAQEELDALMAEYEEKLAVLEG, encoded by the coding sequence ATGATACAATTTTCCAACGTCTCCAAAGCCTACGGCAGCCAAGAACTTTATAGCAACATCACCTTTAAACTCAACCCCGGTAACAAAATGGGCCTCGTCGGTCGTAACGGTAGCGGTAAATCGACCATGTTTAAACTTATTTTGGGCGAAGAAGAGCCAAGTGAAGGGAGTGTGCTTATCCCTAAAAACTATAAGATAGGTGCCTTGCGTCAGCACCTTGAGTTTAGTGAAAAAACGCTGCGTGAAGAGGCTGCTCTTGCACTCGAAGATGACATGAAGTGGGATACCTACCGTGTCGAGAAGATCCTCTTTGGTCTGGGCTTCGTCCAGGAAGACCTCGACAAAGCCCCCCTCTCGTTTTCGGGTGGGTATCAGATCCGTATCAACCTTGCCAAACTGCTGGTGACCGAACCGAACCTGCTGCTGCTTGATGAGCCGACCAACTACCTCGACATCCTTTCTCTGCGCTGGCTCAAGTCCTTTCTTAGAGCCTTTCAGGGCGAGGTGATCCTCATTACGCACGACCGCGACTTTATGGACGGCATCTGTACCCATACCATGGGGATCGTCCGGCGTGATCTGTTTGTGATCCCAGGCGACACACACAAGTTCTATGCCCAGCTGGCCGAAAATGAGGAGCTTTACGCCAAACAGAAAGCCTCTCAGGACAAAAAAGTCAAGGAACTCGAAGAGTTCATCGCCAAAAACAAGGCGAGAGCATCGACAGCAGCACTGGCGCAGTCTAAAGTCAAACAGCTGGAGAAGATGGACCGTATGGAGGACATTGGTTTTGACAGTACCCTTGCCTTCGACTTTCAGTTCAAAGACACGCCGGCTAAAGTCCTGCTTGATGTTCAGGATATCAGCTTTGGGTACACCCCGGACAACATTCTCTTTAAGAACATCTCCTTTACCATCGAAAAGGGGCACTGCCTTGCCATCATCGGTAAAAATGGTGTCGGTAAGTCTACCTTGCTTAACACTATCGCAGGTGAGTTAGAGCCCTTGACGGGTGAAGTCAAGTACCATGGATCCACCGCAGTGGGACACTTTGGTCAGACCAATATAGCACGTCTTAATCCCGACAGCACCATTATGGATGAGATCTATGCCGCCAATCCGAAACTTGCCGCCGCCAATGTCAGGGCGATCTGCGGGGCGATGATGTTCAGCGGCGACCGTGCCGAAAAGAAGGTCTCGCTTCTCTCGGGTGGTGAAAAAAGTCGGGTGATGCTGGGACAGATTTTGTCACGGCCGTCCAACCTGCTCTTTCTCGATGAGCCCACGCACCACCTTGACATCGACTCCATTGAAGCATTGACCGTCGCGATCAAAAACTTCCAGGGCTCTTCTATTATCGTCTCCCACTCCGAAGAGCTCTTACGCCGTGTCGCTGACCGGCTCATCATCTTTTCAAAAGACGGTGCAGAGCTGTTTGACGGCGGGTACGACCTGTTCCTGGAAAAAAAGGGGTGGGATGAAGACGAGGTCGAAGAGACCAAACCTAAAAAGAAGAAAACCGCCAACCCGATGAGCAAAGAGAACAAAAAGCTCAAAAACATCATCACCAAAGAGCGTTCACGTGCAACGTCGCCGCTTCGAAAAGAGATCGAAAAGGCGGAGAAGTTCATTATGGAGAGCGAGACTCAGATCGCCAAGTATCACCAGGAACTAGTAGAAGCCTCCAATGTCAATGATAACGCCAAAGTGATGGAAGTCTCACAGTTTGTCTCTAAACTCGAAGCCGAAGTCGAAGAGAAATTTGAGCGCATGGAAGTTGCGCAGGAAGAGCTGGATGCCTTGATGGCGGAGTACGAAGAGAAGTTGGCGGTATTAGAGGGATAA
- a CDS encoding diguanylate cyclase codes for MKENRFNKEAFYINILIGLLSVVMIVVGYQTLTSQSNNIRIEVDNTANEFETRIKTGIGSVLSLYAAAGEIYKNQDIPLAYVAKVHGVNVQGDFALDEPTLSNLTGFGGFTSSKKVLHEMATSLALTTYFAIAKGLNKSFKQIYYASKHNFSTSYPFLWSDQFMWHAEMLEKPLWQYATPALNPEKKLFFTPLHKSAQKEKVLVTIGHPFYDKNEFLGTVNLDIAVALESAFLESKNLHHGTYVVVSQNNEIVAASNLKGYDVEKIFRASQLLSREILESAVTDNGHLSLGSHYVYVKAFEDIPWKLYYVKEKLDIYVNSLYYVGMMFVVILLLFRVKTLIKRLSASRNELEQQALTDPMTKLYNRRYLSEITDHLLGLMRRNRSHITVVMLDIDKFKNINDTYGHQVGDDVIIALAQTLKKSTRVSDVTCRLGGEEFLILLPETVMEGGYAMAETLRREVEKLVITLDDGTELRFTISLGVAEVNRDDKNFDAAMTRADAALYEAKENGRNRVCRAKPFEGTMSES; via the coding sequence ATGAAAGAGAATAGATTTAACAAAGAAGCTTTTTATATCAATATTTTAATCGGTCTGCTCTCTGTCGTCATGATCGTTGTCGGCTACCAGACCCTGACCAGTCAGAGCAACAATATCAGGATCGAAGTGGACAATACCGCAAACGAATTCGAGACACGGATCAAAACCGGGATCGGTTCTGTTTTGTCTCTATATGCCGCTGCTGGGGAGATCTACAAAAATCAGGATATTCCCCTGGCGTATGTCGCCAAGGTCCACGGGGTGAATGTGCAAGGGGATTTTGCCCTGGATGAACCGACCCTCTCCAACCTGACCGGATTCGGCGGATTTACATCCTCAAAAAAAGTACTCCACGAGATGGCAACGTCATTGGCCCTGACGACCTACTTTGCCATTGCCAAAGGGCTGAACAAGAGTTTTAAACAAATCTATTACGCTTCAAAACACAACTTCTCCACATCCTATCCTTTTCTATGGTCAGATCAGTTTATGTGGCATGCCGAAATGCTTGAAAAACCGCTGTGGCAGTATGCGACGCCGGCACTGAATCCTGAGAAAAAACTCTTTTTTACCCCGCTTCATAAATCGGCACAAAAAGAGAAGGTCCTGGTCACTATCGGGCACCCTTTCTATGACAAAAACGAGTTTCTCGGCACCGTCAACCTGGACATTGCCGTTGCCCTGGAGAGTGCTTTTCTTGAGAGTAAGAACCTTCATCACGGGACCTACGTTGTTGTCAGTCAGAACAATGAGATCGTTGCCGCCAGCAACCTTAAAGGGTATGATGTCGAAAAGATCTTTAGAGCATCTCAGCTGCTGAGCAGAGAGATCCTGGAGTCGGCCGTCACCGACAACGGTCATCTCTCCCTGGGCAGTCATTATGTCTATGTAAAAGCGTTTGAGGATATTCCCTGGAAACTCTATTATGTCAAAGAGAAGCTCGATATCTATGTGAACTCTCTATATTATGTCGGCATGATGTTTGTCGTCATACTCCTTCTCTTTCGGGTCAAAACGCTGATAAAACGTCTTTCCGCTTCGCGCAACGAACTGGAGCAGCAGGCGCTGACAGACCCGATGACAAAACTCTACAACAGACGATACCTGTCGGAAATCACAGACCATCTTTTAGGGTTGATGCGCCGTAACAGGAGCCACATTACCGTGGTCATGCTCGATATCGACAAGTTTAAAAACATCAATGACACCTATGGGCATCAGGTGGGCGACGACGTGATCATCGCACTTGCCCAGACCCTTAAAAAATCGACACGCGTCAGTGATGTGACCTGTCGTCTCGGCGGCGAAGAGTTTCTTATTCTTCTTCCGGAGACCGTAATGGAGGGCGGATATGCCATGGCCGAGACCTTGCGCCGTGAAGTCGAAAAACTCGTCATCACACTCGACGACGGCACAGAACTCCGCTTCACCATCAGCCTTGGCGTTGCCGAGGTCAACAGGGATGACAAAAACTTTGATGCGGCGATGACACGCGCTGATGCGGCCCTCTATGAAGCAAAAGAGAACGGTCGGAACAGGGTCTGCCGTGCCAAACCCTTTGAAGGGACGATGTCAGAAAGCTGA